ACaccaatcctgctgacaccttgatcttggaatttcagtctccagaattgtgagaaaatatatttctgctgtttaagccacccattcTGCagtattttgctatggcagccccaGCAAGCTAATACAGTAGTCCTATGCAGCTTATCTGCAGGATCAAGATATTGTTTTCAGCTTTAGCGCCTGTATGCATCTGTATATACGCTGTACatctgtctgtataaatacgcATGGATGGATGTCTAAATGGGTACTCTTCTGTTGACATTGTTTATCTCTGTGTGGTGGGATTATGgatgaagttttaaaattctttgtgtttttctgttgtgtttgaatttttcaaatgatttgtatgtcttatttgtagaaagaccaaaaaaatcacttttaaaagaaaaaaaaaaggacctccCCTCAATAGTAACTTTTTTTGGCTTAAGTGTCCCCTTTTCTCCTCTGGGACAGATCTGAAATATTAAACAAGCAGAAAACCTCCAGCCCAGAACAGCAGACACCAAAACAACTTTGTTGTGAACCAACATTTCTTGCTGCCTGGGCGCTTGTAGAAAGAGCCTTATTTGTTTGGTGGTATTAGTTATCAAAGTGCTATTTATCAGGAAATCTGCTTTGTTCCTATTTTTCTTACACAGATAATATGAAAAAACCTCAGAAACTCTCCTTTTAAACTCAAAGTGCACAAATAAGACTGGAATCCCATGTAAATGAACTCCTTGCTGGTGTGCAAAATTAATGAAAGCTGCTACATTTAAGGACAGAGATCAGTAATAAGCCTTATTTCCACAAGAAAAAGTTTGGTCTTTTAAAAGCAATACTTGGAGTTGATTAAATCTGTTATTATTAATTAGATTTTCTCCTCTGTGATGAACAAAAAACAATTAAAGGCTTTGAGAGCTGTGAGAAAGACTTTAAAGACTATTTGACTCAAACTTTCCTCAGTGCACAACACTCCCCACCCTAACTTGACTGTAGGAGAAAAAACTGAGAACAAGACGGGGTGTGGCGACACCTCCACCATGACATAGCACCTCGGCCACAAACAGCTGCAGCAAAGGCTTGGTTCATTAGGAAACGTTACCCGGCAGAATTCCAAAGGCCTCAGTCTAACAGTGAGGTGGTTCCATCACAAGGagattctcaaccttggctgcacattcaAATCACTTGGGGGACAGTTTTAAAAGTCCACATTCCTGCGCTACTATGTTGGAGACATAGATGGAACGGTCTGGCGAGGGGCCTGGGCATCAGCATTTTTAGAGCTCCTTGTAGGTGATTCCTATGCAACTCCAGGGTCAAGTGCCACTCCGGATGAACTACCTCATCTACTCTGCTCTGCAACAGACAGCCTCAAACCCACCCCCAAACACATGCTGAGACTCTGATGTGGTCGCAGCAGCTGTGAAAGTGCTAAGTGCCTCTCACATAGTCtctgtatataagtatatacacgTAGTCTCTGTATATAAGTAAAGGAAAGGGTGTTACCTGTAGGGGTCTTTCACCTGTCACCCTCGGAAGAAGCTGATGAGAAAGGCACACAGGGCCTGGAAGGGTTTCCAACAATGTTTCCAGGCCTTCTTCTTTGCTTCCTCATTCCCTCCGGGCCTGGGTCCAGGCTGGGTAGGTTTGGCTGTGGGTCGGGTGGTGGGTTTGGCTTTTCCCAGCTCTTCCATGGAGTCCTTTCCCAGCTGTGTTGCTTCTGTGAGTTTCACTGTGGCCTTGGGCCTCAGAGATGGCGTCCCAGCCTCAGGCTGCTGGTTGGGCTCTGGGCTGCCCTTGAGGCTGGAAGTCACCTGCTGCATGTGGGCCTGGGGTCCAGCCTCCCTGCACATGGATGGCCTCAGCACCGGGGCCCCCTGGCACGCATGGTGAAGGCGCCTCAGCTCCTGCAGGGCTTGATTCCAGTAAGGTTTGGGGTCAGCAAGGAAAGCCTGGCACATGCTGGGCTGCCCCCTGTACTCACACCAGTATGTCTGGTCTGTGTTGCGGCAGTCGACGCGAAGCCAGACTTCTCCAGCACCTTGCCCCAAGCTGCTGGGACGCATAGTGCAGGAATCTCTCCCTCCAGTCTGGAAATGGAATTCCTCCCCAGTGCTTCCTTGCTTTTGCCTCGGGGCCTGACCCAAAGTCCCCAGGCAGGACAAGGTCACCAGCAGGAGGCAGGGGACGAACTTCATGGCGATACTCCGATAAACTTGCTTGCAACCCTGCACCAGGAGAGAGAACACAAGTGGGATGAGTCACCCTTTAAAGGGTGCTGCACAAAAGACTCTTTCTCTGCAAGGGTGGGGAGGATGTTTTGCAGCAAATGAGAAACATGCCCACAGACCTTAGACACGTAACACTTGGCAAGGGCAGAGCAGCCACCAGGGGCCGCCCACCACAAGCAAAGGGAATGGTTTTCCTGAGTGCCTCAGAGAGATCTGCCCCAGCCCTGTCATGCACAAAGCACTACACACAGCTCTGGGGCTGAGGGTTTTACAGTTTTCCAACCACAGGGTGCTTGCTCTAAAATTGGCCCTTGTACGGGAACAGCCTTCTTTGTCAACATTTGGTATATGCCAAGCTGTGGCAGTGGAATTCTGGAAAGTGAGGTTTGCAGCTGGGAGTCTGGGCTGCCTCGAGGCTCCCTCCTGCTCCCTGGAATCCCCATCTTGGGGGACCATGGCTTTAGTTAATCCAAAGGAAGCCAGAATTTTATGAGCCTAGGTGTTATGAGATGGCCTAGCAAATGCAAAAAAGACTATGTGAGGTTGTGTGAGGATGTGTGTGCCAGAGGGACACAGAGACACTCCCCCTCCCACCCACCGAGCTGAGAGTCACCTGGTGTGGCCTCTGTGGGGCTGTCCCGCCATCACCGTGGCCACAGGCCACAGTGCTGCAATGTTCACTTCCCTTCTTATTGCATGCCTTACAATTGCACCAACTGAATGACGACGAGGAAGGCATGCAAATATATGTTCACACTGGGATTCAGTCTATTTTAGACCATGAATTCTATTTCAAATTCAATTGAAATAACACAGTTTTAATTATATCACaggaaaatatgattttaaatattattattattgttctaaaatagaaaaaaaataaattgaaaataacttTTGATTCTGTGTCGAGAATCATAGTTTGGTACGGTCATAACTGTCTTTTGATGACCCTTCCAGAGGGCACTGTGGAGTGGACTAAAGGTGGCAATTTGCTGTTAGGAATAGGGTAGACGGATGTTGGGGGACTAGTTTGAATGTGAGGGATTTATCTTGACGATCCCACGTAGGGTAGTTGGTACCTGGCACAGCCTTCCTTCCACCTGGATATTCTGAGTCCTCAGAAGACCTAGTAGGGCTGGAACTAAAGCCAGGCTGAGCTTCGGCAGCCACTGTGTGTAGCAGTGAGAGCCTTCCAGAAGAGGGCATCACCCCAGGTGGGAAGCAGAGGAGGCTTCCAAGAAGTGGTGCCAAACCTTCAAGACAAGTCAGTCAATTTGTCAGGTTGAGAAAGGGTAAAGGgcaggtgttttgtttgtttgtttgtttgtttgttttggcctcattctgtcacctagaccGGATTGCACTGGtgtaattatagctcactgtagcctccaactcctgggctcaattacttctcctgcctcagcctctcaagtaactgggactacaggcatgggctgccacacccagctaaattttaaattttaaatttttagggacagggtctcactctgttgtccaggccgatctcaaactccaggcctcaagcaatcctcctgcttccttGTCCTCTGGAGtcactggaattacagatgtgaaccaccacaaccagctaaaggtaggtttttttttttttttcacacagtcttactttgccacccaggctagagtgcagtggcacaatcttggctcactgcaaccaccacttcccaggttcaagcaattgtcctgcctcagccacctgagtagttgggattacaggcacctaccaccatgccaggctaatttttgtgtttttagtagagatggggtttcacgacgttggccaggctggcctcaaactcctaacaagtgatccgcccacttcagcctccctaagtgctgagattacaggcacgagccactgcgcctggccaagggcAGATTCTTAAGGCAGGATAATGCTTCCTGTAAAGGAGTGATCCTGGAGTGCAGGTTTATGGACTGCTGAAATGTCAAGGGCAAGGAGGCAGTGGTGAGAATCAGGCTGGAGAGGTGACTCAGGGTGGGGTCCGCAGCCCCCGTACCAATCCACAGGGCCAGTTCTAAGACAGAGGCTTGCCCTTTGTGTGCTTCCAACTCAGGAGCCCCTGGAGTAAACAGCACTCCAAGCCAGGCTCCATGTCGTGGCCACAGGAAGGCAGGTGTTCAGCTCCAACCTCCTTTCCCCCACCCACCACAGTGTTGCAGGGAACTGCTTGCTAGACCTATCTAGCCGCCCTGAGGTTATGGCCAGCCCTTTTCAATGCCCTAGTGAGGCTGAGTTTACCCTGCAATGGGAACTTATCATAAGAGCTCTAATCACGCTCTTCCTCTTTTCGCTTTTGGGACAAGCCAAACCTCAAGACCTTTGCACTAGTGCCCAGTGCCTGAAAATCTTTTCCTTGAACATTGCATGCCTGCCTTCTCCCTGCCACCTTCACAGAGGCCTTCCCTCGCTATACAACATAAATGAGCTCTTCTGTTCCTCTATCACTTCATCCTGCTTTAATCCTCTTGACGGCagtgatttctctctctttttttgagacagagttttgctctgtcacccaggctggagtgcaatggcgtgatctcagctcattgcaacctccgcctcctgggttcaagcaattctcctgtctcagcctcccgagtagctgggactataggcacatgccaccacacctggctaatttttgtatttttagtagagacaaggtttcaccatattggtcaggctggtcttgaactcctgacctcggattatccacctgccttggcctcccaaagtgctgggattacaggtgtgagccaccatgcccagcccaatttctcttctttcttatttgCTTGTTCATCTTTTAAGTGTGGAGTGTCATGATCAGATTTGCACTGTAAGAGACTGCTGTGTTGAGAAAGGATTGGTGGACAGGGGGACTTTGCACAGGGAGGGTAGTGGGCAAGCTGGCTCTGTATGGGCTGAGTTGCTGTAACAAAAAGACCTTCTCTATTATGAACCagtcttccaggttcatgcctGGAAGTTCTTCAAATTTAACACATGCCTTCCAAGGTTTGTTTGATTGCTGCCATTTCCAGTGGAATAAGTCCAGGATCTGCAGTTTTGTCTTAGTAGACACTTCACTTACTTACTGCTGGCCTAAGCCTAGTCACTCAGCCacatctagctgcaagggaggctgggaaatacaGTCCCCACCAGGTAGCCTATGTCTAGCCAAAACTCAGGGGGCTGGAAGCCTAAAAGAAAGAGGGGAATGCCTCGCTAGCCAAGAGACATTATGAAAACTGTAAGAGGATCTCATCAGTGGGGATGGAGAGGAAGGCTTGGTGACCAAGGGTGGATGGAAGGGAGGGGGAAATCAGACTTAAGAGATTCCTACAGCTCCGGTGATAGGGTGAAGGTGGAGAAATTCAAGAAAGGGAACATGGTGAGGAGAACCTGTGGCGATGTGCAGGTCAGGACAGTGGTTTAAGGCAGGGGCCACAAACTGTGGCCCATGTGGCCTGCTTTTGTAATTTTTGAAGAACACGGCAATATCTATTCACTTACGTATTGCCTATGGCTACTTTTGTGCTACAACAGAGTTGAGGACACATAGGCCACATGGCCCAGAAAGCAAAATAGATTCACTGTCTGACCCTTTTCAGAGAAAGGTTGCCAACCTCTGGTTTAAGGTGCATCTGGGTGGAGACATGTCATGAACACAGGGTTGGCTGGAGCTCTATGTGACGAGAGAACCAAAGGGAGCAGGTGAGGTGATGAGTGAATGAAATTACCCAAGGAGAGAGTGAGGGGCGAACCAGGAGAGAACCTGCGAATGCCACCTAAATTTAAGAACTGGAGAGATGAGTGTTGGAAGGAGACTGAGGAATAGACAGCCATGCCCCAAGAGGACACTGGAGATGGCTCTTTTGGGAGCCTGAAGGGAGATCTTTGTAAAGGGGCCGTGTTCACAAAAGTCAAGTCCTCGGTGACCCCGACAGGAGCCCTTCAGGAGTGGTGGGGACAGAAGGCAGGTCACAGGAGTTGAAGAACCAATGGAAATGAGAAAGTGGACATAGAGATGTGTCGAGAGTTCTTTCAAGGAAATTATTTccaaagagagagggaaaaaagaaaacatcttgtaCTACCAGGCTGAGTGTGCAATGAATGGGGTTGAGGaaaggctgattttttttcttttttgagacagagtctcgctctctcagcaggctggagtgcagtggcgcgatctcagcccgctgcaacctctgccttccaggttcaagcgattctcctgcctcagcctcctgagtacctgggactacaggtgcccgccaccacgcccagctaatttttgtatttttagtagagatggggtttcaccatgttggccaggatggtcccgatctcctgacctcatgatccaccccctttggcctcccaaaatgttgggattacaggcgtgagccactgtgcccggccaggctgattttttttttttttttttttttaaagcaaagataAGAACTTTAGGACCATATCCTTCCACTGTGTTTGGTGATTTGagatactgaaaaataaataaataaaagttgcaaGAGTGACACCAGGAGTATTAAGTTGGCTTGAATAActtcaattaatatttaaatggGTGATACAAAAATCAGGTTTTCAAAAAATGGGAAGTTAAGAGATAATTTCCTCCAGAAGAATTATACACTACATAGTCTTGTTTAAATTGCAAGCCTCttgtgtgttgttttaaaaaaattcatttttactgGTGTATGTTTAGGAGTACATCAGGCAAAGTACAGTTTGCCTATAGTTGGTATCCAATTGTGTATACTGTGACCTGGACAGTTCCCTAAGAAATGATGACTTTAGATCTGAAGAAGATCTAAAATATAGCCCACTTTGACCTTGACCTTGAATTACTTCTGTATAATGGGCcctttaataataattaatggaataaattcacaaataacaTAGGCTCAAATTTCATCATCTAAGTTGTGAGTCGCTGGATCTACTCAAGGAAGTAACATACAGACCATGTTTTCCAAGTTCCTTTTTATTGAAATGAATCAGAACTGCAATCTGCACATGAAAAGACCTGGGGGGAATGCCTACATCTGGAATTTCATTACGTCAACGTTAAATTTTGTCCGACCAGTTTTTCATTGCTGATCACTTTTGATAATGACAGATCCAACATGAAACTCCTGAAGCAAATGAATATTTACCTTGTGCTTTCATGCAAATTTAGGGACCAAACTCAAAGGTTTCATCCATGCTGGACACCAGATCTAAGAATTGTGACAGGATCTTCTCATATTTCATTTTAGAACACTTGATACTAGTCTGATGATACTCATGTTAGCTGCACTCCAATTAATGTTTATCCTAATGCAACAGAAAACTCTGTTAAACTGTACACCGTAATTGGCATCTGTTAAAACAACTCCACTTTTGAACGAACAGCATTTCTTTCTCtcaagatctctctctctcttttgaattTGCCAGATGGAGTTATGCAGGTTTCTCTATGATTGCTTTTGCGTGCCATTTCCAAGTGGAACATGGCCAATCTTTGATAAAGTATAATAGATGAAAATCTCTGCGCGAAGGATATGCTGTAGGTTTCACACACTTTTAGTGAAAATGGATTATTTTCAACAGCACCAAGAAGTCAATGGTGACTTATTTAGCTCATTTAGAAGAAAGTCCTATAAtactcatttgtttaaaaaactctGTGGTAACAAAAGGTATATACACCGTTTACTGTACACAAAATGCATCTTTCCTGTAAACTGGTGTGTGTTTAGCACACTCCACACATGGCAATATGTTAGAACCTAGCCATCACATTTGATAGAGTTTTGATAGAAATGCATCCAATGGGAACAAACACCCCATATGTTGTAGTGTCTAAATAGAAACTCagtgtaaaaaagtaaaaaacaaaaatagacaggaagggagggagtcATCCTTGAATAGTGATGGACCATGGACTATAACGTGATTGTGTTCATTCTTAAAGCACTACCCAGAGACCAATGGTGCCATTGCCTTGGTGCCCGCCTGAGTCACTACGTTGCCACTGGCGTTGCTCCTGGATTTGGAAAGTCCTTGTAGACCCAGAAACTATCAAAAATCTGTGATCCTTTCCACTTTGAGTTCCTGATGCTGAAATGA
This DNA window, taken from Pan troglodytes isolate AG18354 chromosome 3, NHGRI_mPanTro3-v2.0_pri, whole genome shotgun sequence, encodes the following:
- the FGFBP2 gene encoding fibroblast growth factor-binding protein 2, with protein sequence MKFVPCLLLVTLSCLGTLGQAPRQKQGSTGEEFHFQTGGRDSCTMRPSSLGQGAGEVWLRVDCRNTDQTYWCEYRGQPSMCQAFLADPKPYWNQALQELRRLHHACQGAPVLRPSMCREAGPQAHMQQVTSSLKGSPEPNQQPEAGTPSLRPKATVKLTEATQLGKDSMEELGKAKPTTRPTAKPTQPGPRPGGNEEAKKKAWKHCWKPFQALCAFLISFFRG